One genomic window of Anaerofustis stercorihominis DSM 17244 includes the following:
- a CDS encoding flavin reductase, whose amino-acid sequence MNNNIFRNMSYGVYIVSAMDGDRPTGCTANSIMQITSDPASVAISINHDNYTNKCIKETGKFAFSILAEDSDASLIGNFGFKSGIDNDKFENVEHEMVGGVPVVKDTCGYVVCEVIDKMETSSHTVFLGKVVEAEVYGKRRQMTYAYYHEVVRGKTAKNAPTYIPEEEEKEESKSNVKYVCTVCGYVYEGDPLPENYKCPICGAGPEKFKRVEEAIV is encoded by the coding sequence ATGAACAATAATATTTTCAGAAACATGTCTTACGGAGTATATATCGTAAGCGCAATGGACGGGGATCGTCCCACCGGATGTACGGCAAACAGCATAATGCAGATAACATCGGATCCCGCAAGTGTTGCTATAAGTATCAACCATGACAACTACACGAATAAGTGTATAAAAGAAACGGGAAAATTTGCTTTTTCCATACTAGCTGAAGACAGCGACGCTTCTCTTATCGGTAACTTCGGATTTAAATCCGGTATCGATAACGACAAATTTGAGAACGTGGAACATGAAATGGTCGGCGGCGTTCCCGTAGTAAAGGATACATGCGGATATGTAGTTTGCGAAGTGATAGATAAAATGGAGACTTCAAGCCATACTGTCTTTTTGGGCAAAGTTGTGGAAGCGGAAGTTTACGGCAAACGAAGACAAATGACTTATGCTTATTATCACGAAGTGGTAAGAGGTAAAACTGCTAAAAACGCTCCTACTTATATCCCCGAAGAGGAAGAAAAAGAAGAGAGCAAATCGAATGTAAAATATGTCTGCACTGTATGCGGATATGTTTACGAAGGCGACCCGCTTCCCGAAAATTATAAATGTCCGATATGCGGAGCAGGTCCCGAAAAATTCAAAAGAGTGGAAGAAGCTATCGTTTAG
- a CDS encoding SDR family NAD(P)-dependent oxidoreductase, with protein MLKGKVAVVTGGTRGIGFATVKTYLDNGAKVVLFGSRQETVDKALKELMEENKDYPVKGMHPDLTNEEEIKKVFAEIKEEFGSLDILVNNAGISARDSLYDYKLSDFEKIMDLNVVAAFNCSKEAAKIMKEQGGGVILNTSSMVSIYGQSAGSGYPASKFAINGLTKSLARELGRDNIRVNAVAPGVTKTDMVAALPDEMIKPLIATIPLGRVGEPEDIANALLFLASDMASYVTGAILSVDGAAMS; from the coding sequence GGTAGTAACAGGCGGAACAAGAGGTATCGGTTTTGCAACGGTAAAGACTTATTTGGATAACGGTGCGAAAGTCGTTTTATTCGGTTCTAGACAGGAAACTGTGGATAAGGCGTTGAAAGAATTGATGGAAGAAAACAAGGATTATCCTGTAAAGGGCATGCATCCCGATTTAACGAATGAAGAAGAAATAAAGAAAGTATTTGCAGAAATCAAAGAAGAATTCGGAAGCCTTGATATCTTGGTAAACAATGCGGGTATTTCAGCAAGAGACAGTCTTTATGACTATAAACTTTCAGATTTTGAAAAAATAATGGATCTAAATGTCGTTGCGGCATTCAACTGCTCGAAAGAAGCGGCAAAGATAATGAAAGAACAAGGCGGCGGTGTAATACTAAATACAAGCTCTATGGTAAGTATTTACGGTCAGTCCGCAGGTTCGGGTTATCCGGCATCTAAATTTGCGATAAACGGACTTACAAAATCTCTTGCAAGAGAGCTGGGAAGAGACAATATCAGAGTAAACGCTGTAGCACCGGGTGTTACAAAGACGGATATGGTAGCGGCACTTCCCGATGAAATGATAAAACCTTTGATTGCTACTATTCCTCTGGGAAGAGTCGGAGAACCGGAAGATATAGCGAATGCTTTATTGTTCCTCGCAAGCGATATGGCAAGTTATGTTACGGGTGCGATTTTATCCGTTGACGGCGCAGCAATGAGCTAA